The region GCTACCTCAGCCATCACCCGAGATAACCCGGTTAGCTCGTTAAAAGTCGTCGTGCCACGCTCCAGATCGATACTGTCAGCACCAATAAACAACTGATCGAAATCATAAGAGCGTAGTACCTGTTCGGCTACCTGTCCTTGAAAGGACTCAGAAGAGGCATCCCAAGTGCCGCCTGTCATCAATAAAGTGGGTTCAGGCTCTAACTCACGCAACGCATTGGCGACCATTAGTGAGTTAGTCATCACTACCAAGCCACGCTTGTGAGCCAGCTCACCCAGCAAAGCAGCAGTAGTGCTGCCGCTGTCGATAATAATGCGATTATGATCGCGAATACGCTCGGCGGCAGCTTTGGCTAAGGCCTGTTTTTGTGGAGATATCGGCTCGTTGATGCGCTCGGCGACCATGTCACTGGGCACCAGCACGGCACCCCCATAACGGCGCAGTAAGAGGCCGTTGTTCTCCAGTGCAGTTAAATCTTTACGAATGGTCACTTCGGAGGTGGCAAAGCGTTGGGCTAACTCGTCTACCGTCACTTCACCCTGCTCGTTTAACAGCGCAATTATAGTATGGCGACGCTGCTGAGTATTAGGCTTAGCAACGTGAGCGCTCGGCTTAGCAGTGTGGATTTTTGGTTTCGACATGTATGCTTTAAGTTTCGAATCGAAACAAAATACTAGCAGATCAAAAGATAACGGAGCAAGTGTTAATACCGCTAGCGCTTTAAGATGAAAGCACGGCTGCAACCTTCACTATGCAATAGTAAATAAAATACGGATTAAGGCGCTGTAAGCTAGCCTAGACTCTGAGCCAGATAAGATGGAGTAGTTCATGATCTAGCGTAAATTATAAGTCCCTAATTTACGCTATACTCACACTCCTAACCTAGGATTTTACCTAGTTTAATTAAGTAGTTAGATGTTTAAGAAGGCCATCATAATGTCGGTTTTAAGCACTCCTCATTCGCAACCAAGCTCAGTACAGTCAGAGCTAACGCAGCCTAATCTCACACAAACTAACAGTGGCCAAGTCATCAAAATTCGTGGCGGCGTAGTGGATGTGCACTTTTCTGATATTGCGCCTCGTATTCATGACTTGCTGTATGCCGGCGACGGCACTACAGAAAGAATTCCCATGGAAGTGGCGTCATTGCTTGATAACGGCGTGGTGCGCTGTATGTCATTAAGCAGCGTGCAAGGCTTAGGTTTAGGGATGCCAGTAGTCGCCACAGGCGCGCCGATTCAGGTGCCGGTAGGAGATGCAGTATTAGGCCGTATGCTCAATGTGTTTGGTGAGCCCATCGATAATAAACCCGCCATTGAAGGCGCCGAGCGGCGCTCCATTCATCAAGACCCCCCGCCATTAGCGGATCGGGTGGTGCACAGTGAAATATTAGAAACCGGCATTAAAGCCATCGACCTGCTATCGCCCATCGAGCGCGGCGGCAAAACCGGCCTCTTTGGCGGCGCCGGCGTGGGCAAAACCGTATTAATTACCGAGCTGATTAATAATACGGTGCAGCATTATCAAGGGGTGAGTTTGTTTTGTGGCATTGGCGAGCGTTCACGAGAAGCAGAAGAGTTATATCGTGAAATGGGCGAGGCCGGGGTGCGCGATAAAACCGTGATGCTGTTTGGCCAGATGAATGAAGCGCCAGGAGTGCGCTTCTTGGTGGGTAAGTCTGCACTCACTATGGCCGAGTACTTTCGAGATGTGCAACAGCAAGACGTACTGCTGCTTATAGATAATGTGTTTCGTTTTGTGCAAGCGGGCTCTGAAGTGTCCGGCTTATTAGGCCGCATGCCCTCGCGCGTAGGCTATCAACCGACGTTGGCCACCGAGTTGGCGTCACTGCAAGAGCGCATTACCTCTACCAACAAGGCGGCCATTACCTCTATTCAGGCGGTGTATGTGCCGGCCGATGACTTTACCGATCCCGCTGCCGCGCATATTTTCTCGCATCTTTCCGCTTCCGTGGTGTTGTCTCGTAAACGCGCCAGTGAAGGCTTATATCCGGCGGTAGATCCACTGGCATCGGCGTCTGTGATGCTCACGCCCGCCGTAGTAGGCCAGCGCCATTATGATATTGCCCGCGCGGTGCGCCGCACCTTGGCGGAATATGAAGAGCTGCGCGATATTATTGCCATGCTCGGCATGGAAGAGTTATCCGCCAGCGATCGCGCCGTAGTAGCGCGCGCACGGCGCTTAGAGCGGTTCTTAACCCAGCCATTTTTCACTACCGGCTCTTTCACCGGCACCGGCGGTAAGCGGGTGTCGATTAGCGAGACCTTGGCGGGCTGTGAAACCATCTTAAACCAAACTCAGTTCGACGATAATGAAATGGATTACTACATGATAGGTTCACTGGCCGACTTGAAACCGGCAGGGTTGGAGCAAAAGGTGTGAGTATGAGTCAGCAGGCAGAGCAGGGGTTAGTGAAAGAACAGGGCGTAGCGACAGGGCAGGTAACACTATTGCAGGTTGAGCTGCGCCTGCCCACCCGCGCCTTATTTTCCGGCACGGCCCGTAAGGTATTTGCCACCGCCCACAATGGCGCCTTTACACTATTGGTTAACCATACAGATTTTGTGACCGCCTTGGTGCCCTCGATACTGATCGTCACCGATGAAACCGGCGGTGAGCTCTTTTTTGCGGTCGATGAGGGCATCTTAGTGAAGAAAGACCATCGCGTGCATATCGCCATCCAACGTGGGCTACAAGGTGAGTCACTCGCAGCCATCAATGAATTAGTGAACACTCACTTCTTCGCCGTCGATGAAGAGGAAAGGGTGGCGCGCTCTGCCTTATCGCGCTTAGAGGCCAATATAGTGCGTCGCTTCGGTGACTTGCGAAAACCTTCTTTATAAGTAAGAACGGTATGCAACCAGCTATGAGTAAAGAATGATGAACAAGCCTAAAAAAGAACAAGATAAAGCCGCCGAAGCCATGCGCCGCAGTGCCCAGCGCACTCAGCAAGCGCGCAGCAGCAAAAACTTAAGCCCACTACACGGCTTTAGTACCTTCGGCATTATTGGCTGGTCCATAGCCGTGCCCACGGTGGGTGGTGCCTTTTTAGGGGTGTGGCTGGATAAGGTCGCGCCGCAGTCTTTTTCATGGCCGATGGCGCTGATCTTGGGTGGCATTATGATCGGCGGCATTATCGCTTGGAATTGGATTAATAAAGAAGACAGCAAACAACACCAAAAGTCACCTAAGGATCAGCCATGATGATAGCGAACTGGCCACTATTGGAGCTGGGCATAGCGCTGGAGTTAATACTGGGTTTAGCACTGGGTATAGCGGTAAGCACGAGCTTTTTTTGGGGCCTAAATTATGGCATCACCCAGGCACTTGACGCACCGCACCCCGCCCGCACCTTATTAATGAGCTTTGTATTACGCATGGCGTTGTTATTGGGTGTGGGTTTTGCGTTGGCGGCAGTGAGCGCCAGCTTATGGCCCTTGTTCGGTTATGTATTGGCCTTTTTTGTGGTGCGCGCAGTGTCGATACGTCGCGCTCGACGCGCCATCTTGGCGGCAACCACAGATAAAGGAATCCTAGATGCGAGGCAATAATTGATGCAAAGGAAAATCTTATGCAGATGACACCGGATGATACGCTTATGTTCACCCTCGGCAGTTGGGCGGTGAATGCCACTATCGTCAATACCTGGCTGGTGATGGCGCTGTTGGTGGTCGCATCTTGGTTGGTAACTCGTAACTTACGACCCGATGTGCCGCCCAATCGCTGGCGCACCTTATTAGAGGTGATAGTAAAGACTATTCAAGGTCAGATTGAAGAGATCAGCTTAAAGTCGGCGCGTCACGTGTTGTACTTTGCCGGCACCTTATTCTTGTTTATTGCCGTCTCTAACTTGCTGACTGTAGTGCCGGGCTTTAAGCCACCGACCTCGTCTTTATCCACCACTATGGCGTTATCGCTGTCGGTGTTGTTGGCGGTGCCGCTATTCGGCATCGCCAGTAATGGCGTTAAACACTACCTGAAAACCTTTATTCAGCCCTCTATCGTGATGCTGCCGTTTAATATAATCGGCGAATTTTCCCGTGGTATTTCTTTGGCGGTGCGCCTTTATGGCAACGTGATGAGTGGCGGCGTGATAGTGGCTATTTTGCTCAGCATAGCGCCGTTTTTCTTTCCGGTACTGATGGACATGCTGGGCTTACTGACCGGGCTTATTCAAGCGTACATTTTTGCCATTTTGGCGACCGTTTATATTTCTTCTGCTACCGAAAAATCAACCAAACCTTTGCAACAGGACTCCTTATGACAGATATCGCTATTATTGCCATTGCTTGTGTTTCTATCTTCACCGCCGGTATTACGGTGGCCATCGGCTCCATTGGCCCAGCACTGGGTGAAGGCCGAGCGGCAGCGTCGGCCATTGCCGCCATCGCTCAACAACCGGATGCCGCGCCTACCTTATCGCGCACCTTGTTTGTGAGTTTGGCAATGATTGAGTCTACCGCCATTTATTGTTTCGTAGTGGCGATGATTTTGATTTTCGCCAACCCGTTTTGGGATGCGGTAAAGGTCACCACAGGCGGCTAACTTTTTTAATTAGTAAGGTAACAAGATGTCCATTGATTGGATCACCGTACTAGCGCAAATGGCTAACTTTTTACTGTTAGTCTGGCTGCTAAAACGCTTTCTTTATCGGCCTATCCTCGATGGCATAGATGCCCGAGAAGCCGAGATTGCCAAACGCATGGCCGAAGCGGGCATTGCCGAGCAACAAGCTAACACCGTTAAGGCAGAGTACCAGCGCCAGCAAGCACAGTTACATGAAGATAAAGAACTGCTGGTTACCGATGCACTAAATAATACCAAGGCACAACGAGATGCCTTATTAAGCGAGGCACGCGCCAAGCTTGAGCAAGAACAACAAGACTGGCAGCGCTTTTTAAGCGCCGAGCGCGCAAAGTTTAGCCAACAATTGCAGCGTAATGGCGAACAGGCGTTGTTAACGCTCACCCGTAAGGCCTTACATGACTTGGCAGATGAAAGTCTGGAAGCCGCTATCGTGCGCCATGTGGGCAAGCGGCTGGCGCCCTTGGCCAGCGACTTAATTGATGCGGCTGGCGATACAGACCAAGCGCAAGCCTGCACCCGCGAGCCCTTGAGCTTGACCGATCAAGACCAATTACGCACCGATCTTAAACAACTGCTGCCGCAACTTACCTTAAGCTTTATCTCCGACGCCGAACAAGCGGCCGGTTTAATACTGCGGGTGGGCGGCGCGCAAGTGGCCTGGACTCTGGATAGTTACACCGATGAACTGGAAAACCAGTTAAGTAAACGCCATGAATAATTCTTCAACGTTAACTAATAACTTATCTGACGCCGTATCTAGCCACTTATCTAGCAAAGAGGATGATGCACAGTTTGCTCACTGGCTCGATAGCTTGGCCGACGTGCCCACGCCAGCACCGGTGATCACCGAAGTGGGCAAGGTAAGCGAAGTGGGCGATGGTATCGCTATCGTTTCTGGACTGGCGCGCGCACTTGCAGACGAATTATTGCTGTTTGACTGTGGTGTGCTGGGTATAGTGCTGGATCTTGAGCCCGACCGCTTAGGCGTAATTTTATTAGGCCCCTCGGAGTTGATCAATTTAGGCGAACCGGTACGGCGCACGCGCAAAGTAGTGAGTGTGCCGGTAGGCAGCGCCTTGTTAGGCCGAGTAGTGGATGCCATGGGCCGACCAAAAGATGGCTTAGGCAACATTGCCACCACATTAATACAGCCTATAGAAGCGCAAGCGCCGGGTATTTTAAGCCGTTCGGCCATCGCACGGCCCTTGGCGAGTGGTATGACCGCCATCGATGCGGCCATTCCGGTGGGCATGGGCCAGCGCCAGCTAATTATTGGTGACCGCCAAACCGGTAAAACCTCACTCGCAGTGGATGCCATTCTTAATCAGGCCAATACCGACGTGGTCTGTATTTATTGTGCCATTGGCCAGCGCGGCGATGCGGTAGCGCGCGTGATCCGTGCCCTTGAGCAGGGCAATATGCTGGCGCGCAGTATAGTTATGGCCGCCGGTGATGAAGAAGCGCCGGGCTTGGCTTACATAGCTCCCTATGCGGCCATGACCATGGCCGAGCACTTTTGTCAGCAGGGCAAAGATGTACTGATTATCTTCGATGATATGACCCACCATGCTCGGGCCTACCGCGAGCTATCACTCTTGCTACGTCGCCCACCGGGTCGTGAAGCCTTTCCTGGCGATATCTTTTATGTGCATGCTCGCTTACTGGAGCGCGCCGGACAGTTCACCCAAGAGGCGGGTGGCGGCTCCATTACCGCGTTACCGGTAGTAGAAACTCAAGCCGAAAACTTATCGGCTTATATCCCCACTAACTTGATCTCCATTACCGATGGTCAAATCTATCTCTCGCCACGCTTAGTGCGTAAAAACCAGTTTCCGGCGGTGGACTTGGGCTTATCGGTGTCACGAGTCGGCGGTAAGGCGCAAGAGCCGGCACTCAGAGGCGTGGCCGGTAACTTACGGGTCACCTTGTCGCAGTTTGAAGAGTTAGAAGACTTTGCCCGCTTTGGTACCCGCTTAGACGATGCCACCAAGGCGCGCTTAACCCGTGGCGCGGCGGTGCGTAACTCCTTGCGCCAAGCGGAGCGGGATCCGCAATCGGTGCTGGAGCAATTAGCCGTGCTAATTTCTGCCATGGCTGGGGTGTTTGATAGCTTAAGTGAAACTGTCGCCAGTGCCGCCATGCAGCAAGTACGCAGGACGGCATTGCAACAATTACCGGAGGTGGCGCAACGCGTGGCGGCCAATCAAGCCCTCGACGAACACCATCATCAAGGGATCCTGGCCATGGCCCGAGCCGTGGTTGAGCAGATGCGTATTGAGAGTAATGAGGCGGCAGCGGGCACGGATATAGACCAGCCAACCTGCCTGACCACTAAAAGGAGTGAATAATGGCGCAGACGCTGGAGTTTCTCACTCGACAACAGGCTACGCTGACCAGTATTCGCAGCATAGTGCACACCATGAAGACGCTGTCGGCGATTAATGCCAGCCCCTACGAGCAAGCGGCACAAGCGATTGCTGAATATCGACACACCTTAGTGCAAGGCTTTGCCGCCTTTGCTTATCGCACCGGACCCTTACAGACCGGCCCTTTGCAAAGTTCAACGACGCAAATTAGCCAACAACTGTTGGTGGTCTTTGGCTCGGATCACGGCTTATGTGGCGGCTACAATGAACTGCTGGCCGAGCAGGTGCATCAATATGCTATTGAGATTGAGCAGGGCCTTAAACATGAGCTAGATCTTAAACATAAGCCGCAGCCGCTCACCTTATTGTGCGTGGGCGCGCAAATGAGCGATGCCTTACAAGCACGAGGCTTAATTCCCGAGGCCGTGCTGCTGCCGCCCGCTTCCGCCGATGGCATTGGCCGGCTGGCCACCGAGCTAGTGACACGTATCGAAGCCTTTAGTCAGGCTAAGGGTTTACATAGCTCTACCGTCAATAGCACGGCAGTCGGCTTAGCCTTTACTCAAAGAGCCGAGCATCATCTGCGGGATCCGCATATTCAGGCGTTATTGCCATTGGATCCCAGCTTATTAGCTCGGCCAAAACGCTGGGATTCGCGATCCTTACCGGATTACAATTTGCCGCCCGACACCTTATTGTCGGCACTGCTGCGTAATTACTTATTTGCCAGCATCTTTGGCGCCGCCGCAGAAGCCATGGTCACCGAAAATGCCGCGCGGCTGGCGCTAATGCAACAAGCTGAGCAATCGGTGGATGAGCGTTTAGAAGAAGTAAAAGGCGAGCTAAACTACGTGCGACAAACAGACATCACCAACGAGCTGATGGATGTGATTATTGGGCATTTGGAATAAGAGCAGCGCCGAGCGCCCAGCACCAAGCGCCTAGCTAAAGACAAACAGGTATTTTGTAGGCGAACGCTTGCTCTCGCATTACGCCGCAGGTGGAACTATTTAAACATCACACCAAAACACTTTTGCCACGGAAGAACACGGAAAAATAGGGATCAGCTCTGAAAGATACCTTAATGGGTACCTGATTACTTATGAACCTCAGCTATTATGCGCCCTGTTTCAGTTTGTTCTTTTGTAGCTGCCGGTCTGGCTCCAAGGTCAAATGGTCTGGGTTTTGTAGCAGCCAATTCATTCGGCTGGCCAGCTTTGCTGGCTGTTACTGAGGTTTAGATTTAAACCAAAACATAAAACCGAGCCGAATAAATTGGCTCCTACAAGAGAATAGGCGTGAGTCACTCTGTAAGTTATTGAATTTGTTCATTAATAACTATTGAGATATGGCTGATCATTATGGGTAATCAGGAATGGGTAAGAGCCAAACCAGCGGCGTCGATATTCAGATACTACACGAATGTAGTCGCGCGCTTTAGCCGCGAAAGCCTGCACAGCAGGATCTCGCTTTTGGGCTTTCACTGGTAGGCGAACACTGCTAGTACATAAAAAACGCGGCGGTGAAATTCACAGCCGCGTTTTTTATGTTTCACATACAGCGTATCGCGTAAAGCGTATGGCTGCTTTTAAGCTATTTCTTCACGGGTCTTGGCCAGTTCTTAATATGGCGCTGGGGGACGCGGGTGATCACCAGCTCATTTTCAGCCACGTCTTTGGTGACGGTTGAACCCGCACCCAAGGTGGCGTTTTTACCGATACGCACTGGAGCCACAAGCTGAGTATCGGAACCGACGAACACGCCGTCTTCGATGATAGTTTGAAACTTGTTTACGCCATCGTAGTTACAG is a window of Oceanisphaera sp. IT1-181 DNA encoding:
- the atpD gene encoding F0F1 ATP synthase subunit beta — translated: MSVLSTPHSQPSSVQSELTQPNLTQTNSGQVIKIRGGVVDVHFSDIAPRIHDLLYAGDGTTERIPMEVASLLDNGVVRCMSLSSVQGLGLGMPVVATGAPIQVPVGDAVLGRMLNVFGEPIDNKPAIEGAERRSIHQDPPPLADRVVHSEILETGIKAIDLLSPIERGGKTGLFGGAGVGKTVLITELINNTVQHYQGVSLFCGIGERSREAEELYREMGEAGVRDKTVMLFGQMNEAPGVRFLVGKSALTMAEYFRDVQQQDVLLLIDNVFRFVQAGSEVSGLLGRMPSRVGYQPTLATELASLQERITSTNKAAITSIQAVYVPADDFTDPAAAHIFSHLSASVVLSRKRASEGLYPAVDPLASASVMLTPAVVGQRHYDIARAVRRTLAEYEELRDIIAMLGMEELSASDRAVVARARRLERFLTQPFFTTGSFTGTGGKRVSISETLAGCETILNQTQFDDNEMDYYMIGSLADLKPAGLEQKV
- a CDS encoding F0F1 ATP synthase subunit epsilon → MSQQAEQGLVKEQGVATGQVTLLQVELRLPTRALFSGTARKVFATAHNGAFTLLVNHTDFVTALVPSILIVTDETGGELFFAVDEGILVKKDHRVHIAIQRGLQGESLAAINELVNTHFFAVDEEERVARSALSRLEANIVRRFGDLRKPSL
- a CDS encoding F0F1 ATP synthase subunit alpha yields the protein MNNSSTLTNNLSDAVSSHLSSKEDDAQFAHWLDSLADVPTPAPVITEVGKVSEVGDGIAIVSGLARALADELLLFDCGVLGIVLDLEPDRLGVILLGPSELINLGEPVRRTRKVVSVPVGSALLGRVVDAMGRPKDGLGNIATTLIQPIEAQAPGILSRSAIARPLASGMTAIDAAIPVGMGQRQLIIGDRQTGKTSLAVDAILNQANTDVVCIYCAIGQRGDAVARVIRALEQGNMLARSIVMAAGDEEAPGLAYIAPYAAMTMAEHFCQQGKDVLIIFDDMTHHARAYRELSLLLRRPPGREAFPGDIFYVHARLLERAGQFTQEAGGGSITALPVVETQAENLSAYIPTNLISITDGQIYLSPRLVRKNQFPAVDLGLSVSRVGGKAQEPALRGVAGNLRVTLSQFEELEDFARFGTRLDDATKARLTRGAAVRNSLRQAERDPQSVLEQLAVLISAMAGVFDSLSETVASAAMQQVRRTALQQLPEVAQRVAANQALDEHHHQGILAMARAVVEQMRIESNEAAAGTDIDQPTCLTTKRSE
- a CDS encoding ATP synthase subunit I, which translates into the protein MMIANWPLLELGIALELILGLALGIAVSTSFFWGLNYGITQALDAPHPARTLLMSFVLRMALLLGVGFALAAVSASLWPLFGYVLAFFVVRAVSIRRARRAILAATTDKGILDARQ
- a CDS encoding F0F1 ATP synthase subunit A; translated protein: MQMTPDDTLMFTLGSWAVNATIVNTWLVMALLVVASWLVTRNLRPDVPPNRWRTLLEVIVKTIQGQIEEISLKSARHVLYFAGTLFLFIAVSNLLTVVPGFKPPTSSLSTTMALSLSVLLAVPLFGIASNGVKHYLKTFIQPSIVMLPFNIIGEFSRGISLAVRLYGNVMSGGVIVAILLSIAPFFFPVLMDMLGLLTGLIQAYIFAILATVYISSATEKSTKPLQQDSL
- a CDS encoding FoF1 ATP synthase subunit gamma; translated protein: MAQTLEFLTRQQATLTSIRSIVHTMKTLSAINASPYEQAAQAIAEYRHTLVQGFAAFAYRTGPLQTGPLQSSTTQISQQLLVVFGSDHGLCGGYNELLAEQVHQYAIEIEQGLKHELDLKHKPQPLTLLCVGAQMSDALQARGLIPEAVLLPPASADGIGRLATELVTRIEAFSQAKGLHSSTVNSTAVGLAFTQRAEHHLRDPHIQALLPLDPSLLARPKRWDSRSLPDYNLPPDTLLSALLRNYLFASIFGAAAEAMVTENAARLALMQQAEQSVDERLEEVKGELNYVRQTDITNELMDVIIGHLE
- a CDS encoding DeoR/GlpR family DNA-binding transcription regulator, giving the protein MSKPKIHTAKPSAHVAKPNTQQRRHTIIALLNEQGEVTVDELAQRFATSEVTIRKDLTALENNGLLLRRYGGAVLVPSDMVAERINEPISPQKQALAKAAAERIRDHNRIIIDSGSTTAALLGELAHKRGLVVMTNSLMVANALRELEPEPTLLMTGGTWDASSESFQGQVAEQVLRSYDFDQLFIGADSIDLERGTTTFNELTGLSRVMAEVAREVVVMVESDKIGRKIPNLELPWCAIHTLVTDSGISAEQQQHLEQKGINLVIAPKS
- a CDS encoding F0F1 ATP synthase subunit C produces the protein MTDIAIIAIACVSIFTAGITVAIGSIGPALGEGRAAASAIAAIAQQPDAAPTLSRTLFVSLAMIESTAIYCFVVAMILIFANPFWDAVKVTTGG
- a CDS encoding AtpZ/AtpI family protein; the protein is MMNKPKKEQDKAAEAMRRSAQRTQQARSSKNLSPLHGFSTFGIIGWSIAVPTVGGAFLGVWLDKVAPQSFSWPMALILGGIMIGGIIAWNWINKEDSKQHQKSPKDQP